From Nitrospirota bacterium, a single genomic window includes:
- a CDS encoding efflux transporter outer membrane subunit has protein sequence MRKPVVIGLSCLLMSCVMGPDYERPKTEGAETFRMAESHQDAPSIANLPWWELLRDEPLQQLVRIALEENRDLQRAAAVVDEFQARAAIAKSDFLPGVSASGNAPALGRKTIFLFPGFANPFNYYLQGNLAWELDLWGRVRRSNEAARADLLSKEENRRAVVLQLVSGVAESYFNLLQFDAQLDIARRTLQSWEESVRIARARLKQGMTSRLDTDQFEAERANAAARTAELERQMVQAENQLSILLGRKPFAIPRGRALTDQVMPPAVPAGLPSELLQRRPDLLQAEQELVAATARVGVAKAERFPKISLTGLLGVASPQLSKLFTDPASFGVAGAGVTAPLLNGPALGFQQEAAEAQARQAVAQYEQTVLTAFREVEDSLVAVRTLLVQHDAQQQQVTALQSALRLAELRYKGGLANYLDVLVARRNLFEAELSLTGTRRLHLVSVVQLYKALGGGWSPDMDHPIDRRKGS, from the coding sequence ATGCGCAAGCCTGTTGTCATCGGACTCTCCTGTTTGCTGATGTCCTGCGTGATGGGGCCGGACTACGAACGACCTAAGACGGAGGGAGCCGAAACCTTTCGGATGGCGGAATCGCATCAGGACGCTCCCTCGATCGCGAATCTGCCCTGGTGGGAACTCTTGCGGGACGAGCCGTTGCAACAGCTGGTGCGTATCGCGCTGGAGGAGAACAGGGATCTGCAGCGTGCCGCGGCCGTTGTCGACGAGTTTCAAGCCCGCGCGGCCATCGCCAAATCTGATTTTCTGCCGGGGGTTTCTGCCTCGGGCAATGCCCCGGCCCTGGGCCGCAAGACCATTTTTCTCTTTCCAGGATTTGCGAACCCCTTCAACTATTATCTGCAGGGCAATTTGGCCTGGGAGCTGGACCTCTGGGGCCGCGTGAGGCGCTCGAACGAAGCCGCTCGCGCGGACCTTCTCTCGAAGGAAGAGAATCGTCGCGCCGTCGTGTTGCAGTTGGTGAGCGGCGTGGCAGAGAGTTACTTCAACCTGCTCCAGTTCGATGCGCAGCTGGACATCGCGAGGCGGACGCTCCAGTCTTGGGAGGAGTCGGTCCGTATCGCCAGGGCCAGATTGAAGCAGGGCATGACCTCACGTCTCGATACGGATCAGTTCGAAGCGGAACGAGCGAATGCCGCGGCCCGTACCGCGGAGCTTGAACGGCAAATGGTCCAGGCGGAAAATCAATTGAGCATCCTGTTGGGGCGTAAGCCCTTTGCGATTCCAAGGGGCCGCGCACTCACCGACCAGGTGATGCCGCCTGCCGTGCCGGCTGGGCTGCCCTCGGAACTGTTGCAGCGGAGGCCTGATCTGCTTCAGGCGGAACAAGAGTTGGTGGCGGCGACGGCCCGCGTCGGCGTGGCCAAGGCCGAGCGGTTCCCCAAGATTTCACTCACGGGGCTGCTCGGGGTGGCCAGTCCGCAACTGTCGAAACTCTTCACCGACCCCGCTTCCTTCGGGGTGGCAGGGGCGGGAGTCACCGCGCCTTTGTTGAATGGGCCGGCGTTGGGGTTTCAGCAGGAAGCGGCAGAGGCGCAAGCGAGGCAGGCGGTGGCGCAGTACGAACAGACGGTGTTGACCGCGTTCCGTGAAGTCGAGGATTCGCTCGTGGCCGTGCGCACGCTGTTGGTGCAACACGACGCGCAGCAGCAGCAGGTCACAGCCTTGCAGTCGGCGCTCAGGCTGGCGGAGCTTCGCTATAAGGGCGGGCTGGCGAATTATTTGGATGTGCTCGTGGCGCGGCGCAATCTCTTCGAGGCGGAATTGTCTTTGACCGGCACGCGCCGTCTGCATCTGGTCTCGGTGGTGCAACTCTATAAGGCGCTCGGTGGTGGGTGGTCTCCCGACATGGATCACCCGATAGACCGGCGCAAAGGTTCGTAA
- a CDS encoding nitroreductase family protein — protein MDNQTDNPYPIHDLLRQRWSPRAFDDRPIEPEKLRSLFEAARWAPSLDNGQPWRFLVATKDETAEYERLFHCLVMGNQKSAYRAPVLMLSVAQLQFEDGSPNAHALHDTGMAVENLVVQATALGLVARQMAGFRIDQARENCRIPDGYEPVVMIAVGYPGDPALQSDRLRAQEPPLPVRKPLTELVYSATWKLPSSLFRQG, from the coding sequence ATGGACAATCAGACAGATAATCCCTACCCGATTCATGACTTGTTGCGTCAGCGTTGGAGTCCTCGCGCGTTTGACGATCGACCGATCGAGCCGGAGAAACTGCGGAGCCTTTTCGAGGCGGCGCGCTGGGCTCCTTCATTGGATAATGGGCAGCCCTGGCGATTTCTAGTCGCCACGAAAGATGAGACAGCCGAGTACGAACGTCTGTTCCACTGTTTGGTCATGGGCAATCAGAAATCGGCCTACCGGGCGCCGGTGCTGATGTTATCCGTGGCGCAACTGCAGTTCGAGGATGGCTCCCCGAACGCTCATGCGCTCCATGACACGGGTATGGCGGTGGAAAATCTCGTGGTTCAGGCTACGGCGCTCGGGCTGGTTGCGCGCCAGATGGCGGGCTTTCGAATCGATCAGGCGCGGGAAAACTGTCGGATTCCGGACGGCTATGAGCCGGTGGTTATGATTGCGGTCGGGTATCCAGGCGATCCGGCCCTACAGTCGGATCGCCTACGGGCGCAGGAACCTCCATTGCCAGTCCGCAAGCCCCTCACGGAGTTGGTGTACTCGGCAACCTGGAAGTTGCCGTCCTCCCTTTTTCGGCAGGGATGA